A genomic region of Miscanthus floridulus cultivar M001 chromosome 3, ASM1932011v1, whole genome shotgun sequence contains the following coding sequences:
- the LOC136546901 gene encoding blue copper protein 1a-like: MKIISGTALLAAVAVAALAATASAKDYTVGSSDQWDTYIDYDKWTAGKKFMVGDTITFKYMPYHNVLEVTAADYASCNADSPISTHSGGNTAFKLTATGTRYFICGIPRHCLNGTMHVMITTVPYDAAAAAATADDAPASGPAQAPLQPPPADAYAPGPAGYKVAMGGAAGKSPAGAPSNAPRYGQPVAAVAGLALAALVASVA, translated from the exons ATGAAGATCATCTCCGGAACAGCACTGCTCGCCGCAGTGGCGGTTGCGGCGTTGGCCGCGACGGCGTCGGCCAAGGACTACACGGTGGGCAGCTCGGACCAGTGGGACACCTACATCGACTACGACAAGTGGACCGCCGGCAAGAAGTTCATGGTCGGCGACACCATAA CGTTCAAGTACATGCCGTACCACAACGTGCTGGAGGTGACGGCGGCGGACTACGCCAGCTGCAACGCGGACAGCCCCATCTCCACCCACTCCGGCGGCAACACCGCCTTCAAGCTCACCGCCACGGGCACCCGCTACTTCATCTGCGGCATCCCGCGCCACTGCCTCAACGGCACCATGCATGTCATGATCACCACCGTCCCctacgacgccgccgccgccgcggcgacaGCCGACGACGCCCCCGCAAGCGGCCCCGCGCAGGCTCCGCTCCAGCCGCCTCCAGCCGACGCCTACGCGCCGGGGCCGGCGGGATACAAGGTGGCCATGGGTGGCGCTGCCGGGAAGTCGCCGGCGGGCGCGCCTAGCAACGCGCCGCGGTATGGGCAGCCCGTGGCCGCTGTGGCCGGGCTGGCGTTGGCTGCTCTGGTGGCCTCGGTCGCCTAA